tttaggagtttattaaaatgtagtttaattTAGGAGTTTATTGTTAGTCTCagtattgtgttgttttgaaTCTTTACCTTGATTGGTCTCTATTTCTGATCGGAGTTGGAGCAGCTCGAGCTCTCTGGTCTGTAACTGATCTGTCAAACATCTCTCCATATCTGCTTTCTCTTTCCTCTGAAACACATGCCAACAATGCTTTCATGCAGTGCACTCATAACAAACTGAATATTTAACAAGAGGATATAGAGCGCCGCAGGGATGATCTGATTTTTTCAATAACCCTATGGGATCATCATATTATGTCTATGGGAAAACTGAATTGGCTTTTTGTCAAAGGAAGCAGAGTCTGGCTACTTTCTGGATTGACTTACAGAAATACATCATCCCCGCAGGGCTCTATTGAGCATTGAATTGTGTAATGTACCAGTTTATTCAGTTCCATCTGTAAATCCTCCTTCTCTATATAGATACCGCGGTACGCGCTGAAAGCTTTGTTCATGTACTGCGGTCCTTCAGCGGGAGGGGCTTCAGGTCGAAAGTGCTGTGGGCAAAAAGACAAAAAACTGTCAAATCACATTCAACATTGTAGGGTTTAAAGCAAGTAAAGCTCAATCCACAGCATTTGTGATATCAAGTCCATCAACTCAAATCTAACACAAAAACACTTTCTCCTATCACAGCCTAAAGTGAAGAGTCACACATAAACCATTTATAATCATCGATTTAACCAATGATATGAGTCTGATGCAGGATCGTGTCAGTATAACGCTCTGTTATTGAATTACTGTAGAgtttgtgtgattttttttgctaATGGACACTTTAACAGAAATGCTGTTGACAGATATGAGATCTTAAACAGACTTTATCCTCCAGATGTTTGACTTTTCTCCTGAGCACTGCATTCTCTTTCTCTGTATCTCGCAGTCTCTTCTTGATGTCCTCGTAAGCCGTGACCAGAGCAAAGTGAGATGCCACCGATTCGTCTCCGGCACACACAGACACGGGGCTTTCTGTCGGCCCGTACGCCGTCTCGTGCTTCAGAATACAGATATCATCATCCACAGCCGCAGACTCCATACCAGACCTGACCAACAATACACAAACCAGTATAAGACCAGTTTAACATCATCAGACCAACTCAATCTGTCTGTGTGTCACATCTGTACTTCCTTAATGCATAAACTGTTttgttcatatttatttaataattacgTAATATGTGAAACTGGACCACATAACCAGTCATAAatcacacgggtatatttgtagatatagctaacaatacattgtatgggtcacaattatagattttttttaaagccaaaaaTCATTGGGATATAATTTcctataaatatacattttttatttatcattagtaatacatGTTGTTAAGGattcattaaatcatttagATTCTCAGATTTTCATATAGTTGTATCCCTGCCAAATAttttgtcctatcctaacaaaccatacataaaTGTATAATGTGATATATAAATCTggtctggttttgtggtccagattCACAAATAAGTGCTGGATTAATGTCAACAAccaatggggtggtttcccgcacagggattatcttaaaacaggactaggccttagtttaattatgaaatataactagtttaataaacatgccttactaaaacattactcGTGTGCactttgaggcaaaacaaagggcactgatgtattttaagatctgtcagtggaagttgtttttagtttggacagctcttacattaattctagtctaatccctgtccgggaaaacaACCCATTGTGTATTTGTGATATATTTGTATTAGATCTTTCTTCTGGACAATAACTCATTATTATAACTAACAGTGATTTACAGATTCAGATTTGTGATCAACagcaataataaacaaatatttgtACGATTGTTTTAATCTGCTTAAAATCACAAAAGTAAAAGCAGAGAGTAAACGTTGTTAATAGAATATAGATATGATATGAATGAGTTTTGTTAATGCCATTGATCATGATGTAATATTAGACTGAATGACTCGTACTGTTATTTAAAGCGAAACAGAAAGTGTTTGTCGTGTAAAGAGCAAAACGACACTGAAATGAAACACAATGTAAATGAGGTAACAGATCTCAATAGAGTAAATCTTCTGAGgtaaataaacatgacattACTGTAATATTACTGTATTCACAAATATAAACACAGATAAGCCTCCATTAATCAAACTAAAGCAAAGGCGCTCGTGCGTTTTCTTTTATGTTTCTATTCAGGTGATGTTTGACTGTCTGTCAGATTTCTGTATGTTGTCTATTTAGTCTTTAGTAGCACACTATTAAGGTAACACACTTACCAGACAGCAGTCAGTTTGGACAGCAGAGAGGAAATGAAATATAGACCATGATAGTAAATAAAAACACGATGTTTGATTGAGATGTGACGATAAACACATACGTAGAGGCTGAAGAAAATAAAGCAGCAACACAAACACTGTCCAGGAAGTGAGTCTGTGTGACGTCAACACTTCCGGCGGAAACACAAGCGCATCGCAATGATGGAGATGGGACACGTTGGTCAGATTATAAATCAGATAAATGTATTatcaataataaaatataatgcgATAATTATTGGTACGTTATAGTAAAAGTgttcactgtgtgtgtgtgtgtgtgtgtgtgtgtgtgtgtgtgtgtgtgtgtgtgtgttttatgttattacAGCAGGCTGTCACATGAGGGCGACATAAACACGTTTAATAATCAACGACTGTACTGTACAGTcaaaaaacatttagttttaaccttcatatagcAACATATAAGGGCAGCAGATACATTTCAAATTTTACATCCCAAtattctaaatatattttaaatatatgctaaatacgtaataaaagtaatttttcgaagttgaaaatatatttaattttgacctttttaaaactgttatgattacaggtttgaaacatatatatatacatataatataaTGTGCAGACAATATAATGTGCAGTTAGAAAGGTTTAATGTGGAAGTCTTAGTGATGATCCAAAATTAtggttttatttgttttcctttttttaagtCACTTCTTATAAGGGTATGCTAAATGCTTTTTAAGTTACTTTATACCTGTGGGTAGATTTGGTTTGCAGTAGATATGTAGCTCAAGCATCttaaaatgctttatttacaaaaataacagtgaacataaatgaaaaaatacaatttataaaaaaataaaatagttaAATTGATGGTATGTCATTGTTGCAGTGTTGTTACGACTTATTCATGTGATTAATTACTGCTGGAACAAAGCTGTTTTATAGGCTAACTGTGGAATATAAAGATCCAGATGGAAGACCTTGGAATTCACTGTGCTATGGATTTAGGATCTTTTAGGATTGAACCAGAGTCGACTCTGGATTGAACCAGTCGTCACTTGGTTACAAACAAAGCTTTGACTCTCAAATCAGCTTACtagaacatttttttaaacacatttccatACCAAGGCACTAAAGTATGATCAAATAACGTCATCATTGTGAAAATGGGACAGTTTAAAAAATGCTGATGCTGACGATCATTTTTAACATGCAGCTTAACAATTTGCTTCAAAGTgcattattttagtcaataatTGTCCTAAGAAACTTGCAGGATTGCACAGATCTTACTGGCTGACATCTGGTGGATGTGACCTGATATGTGTGCGCATAGCTTCTAAAATCTATTATCATGTCCTTTGTCTCTGATAAGTTTAGTTAAAGATAGGATTCCTCACGTCACTTATAAAGTCATTGACCACCACAGCTGTATTCATTGCCCTGAACACAACTAACAATACAATAACATACAATCATCTCTCTATCAACTCTGTGAAGAGAATAAATCAAGGAGATGAAAGCACACATTCTTGTCACTTCTGCAAAATAACCATGATTGTGCTACAAAACAATAAACCATGGTTTAGCCTATGGTTATCAATATACAAAAAAAGACTATTgttactacaaaataaccatggttaatttttgtaagggagaAGCAAACTTGGTCTTTTTTAAAGACTTTTAGTTAATATATGGGGTCATACAGTAAATGTGCCTTCAATAAGTTAAGCATGTACATATAGTGAGGAAAACGTATTTGAACactctgctattttgcaagttctcccacttagaaatcatggaggggtctgaaattgtcatcgtaggtgcatgtccactgtgagagacataatctaaaaaaataatccagaaatcacaatgtatgatttttaactatttatttgtatgatacagctgcaattAAGTATTTGAAAACCTGAGAAagtcaatgttaatatttggtacagtagcctttgtttgcaattacagcGGTCAAACGTTTCCTGAAGTGTTTCACCAGGACTGCAGGAGGGATTTTGGCCCACAAAGATCTTCTCcagatcagtcaggtttctggcctgtcaCTGAGAAACACGGCgtttgagctccctccaaagattctctattggtCTGGGGACTGGCTAGGCGCGTgaccttgatatgcttcttacagagccaatccttggttatcctggctgtgtgctttgggtcattgtcatgttggaagactCATCCTTcacccatcttcaatgctctaactgagggaaggaggttgttcTCCAAAATCACGCAATACATGGCcccggtcatcctctccttaatacagtgcagtcgccctgtcccatgtgcagacAAACACCGCCAAATCATGATGataccacccccatgcttcacagtagggatggtgttcttgggatggtactcatcattcttctttctccaaacacgtttagtggaataatggtaaatggactgcatttatatagcgcttttataGACCCACGGCCATCCAAAGCGCATTAcaatttgcctcacattcacccattcactcacacattcatacaccgacggcggtgtcagccatgcaagacgccttccagctcgtcgggagcagctggggttaggtgtcttgctcaaggacacctcgacatttggtcaggtggagccggggattgaaccaccaaccttccgatttgtagacaaccaacatgaaccactgagccactgccgccccaaaacgttctattttggtctcatctgaccacatgactttctcccatgactaCTTAAGACGgccctggacatgtgctggtttaagcaggggaaccttctgtgccatgcatgatttcaaaccatgacatcttagtgtattaccaacagtaaccttggaaacggtggtcccagctcttttcaggtcattgaccagctcctcccatgtagttctgggctgatttctcacctttcttaggatcattgagagcccacgaggtgagatcttgcatggagccacagtccgagggagattgacagtcatgttaaGCTTCtaatattttctaatgattgctccaacagtggaccttttttcaccaagctgcttggcaatttcccattaggcctttccagccttgtggaggtgtacagTTTTATCTCTtgtgtctttggacagctctttggtcttggtcatgtaagtagttggattcttactgattgtatgggttggacaggtgtctttatgcagataacgacctcaaacaggtgcatctaatttaggataataaatggagtggaggtggacattttaaagacagactaacaggtctttgagggtcagaacTCTAGCTGATAGTCAGGtgttcaaatatatttttttacagctgtatcatacaaataaatagttgaaaaatcatatattgtgatttctggattttttttagattatgtctctcacagtggacatgcacctacgatgacaatttcagacccgtccatgatttctaagtgggagaacttgcaaaatagcagagtgttcaaataattattttcctcactgtataatCTCAGGGGTGAAGTTACCTGGTAACCACCAATCATCAAACTAGTAATTACACCCTCTGCCCCAATATTAAAACAATGATTTATGAACACATATGTACAAATGAGACTTTAACCCCTATTGTTTAAACCAAATCTATTGCAGGTTTATATCTTctgtgttttgtatttcatttCATTCTCAACAAACCTGTTAAATGGTTTGAATTGAAGTAAACAGCTGaattaaaaagtgtttttttttttatattacctAACAAAATCAAAACAGACTCGgttcttaaaaaaacaacatatttattagcatatcaatgtttacaaatGCAGTGCCGGCACTGAATGAGATAAACACAATTCAACAACGACAACATTACACACATCAAACAACATAAATagagtaaaaaaataatttgttgaaaaacaaaaatccaaacatttttcttttctaATTATTGGAGTAATGACATGTAAATCATTTTTCTCTTACAAGTGCATTGAAAAGTTTGTGTAATGTTGTGTAAGTTTATTTCTAAGTAGTATTTAAGGGTTCAAAATCCACTTGTAGTCACTCCTCTTAGCTGAAGCACATGCAGCACAGTAGTAGTCGTTGTTTTCAGGTTTTTAGTTTCAGGTTTTGTTAATCCTCTTTAGACTTTCACAGGATTGTACAGTTATTGGAAATAGAAACTCAAACTGTAATCCTGTCTCAACCTGTTCCTGATCCCGCTCCTGTTTTAACTGAACGTTAGGAGTCATATGACACAAGTTTAACGGATAGTTTGTGTGTTTCATAATATCACAGCAGATAACACTTCAGATCAGACATTTCCCTTCATATAAAGGACCACACCTCCAGATCTTGAATCTTAAAGTCATGATGGCGAGAGAGAGGCCGATTGCAGAAAGTGTTGCATGAATAAGTCGAGCCGCGATGAAGATCGGCATCCAGCCACAAGCCAAAGTGTCCTCTGAATACACAgacaacatcatcatcatcatcatcatgagATAAACTAACTACACAAACAAATGCTGTTCACCCCAAAACACtctttttaaacctgtatgacttacatttttggtaaaatattattttccatCCAACAAAAGcatttattaatgaattatttcaTATTACTTGcaatatactttttttaataTCAGGGTGAGGAAATGCTAACAAAATGCCCTTTTTTGTTAAACAATTACTTTGAAATGACAGAAGTCAACGTACCCTCCGGCTCCCATCTGAAGAGAGTCCTGGAACCCCCTAAGGAAGTAGGAATTTTCTCCACTCCAGCGGAAAATCTGCACGGCGACAGAAGAGATCCGATGAGATTAAAGTTGTGCAAGAGTTTAACTGAattcaaatacacacacacaaaaaaacataaaactaCCTGAAACTCAGGACTGAAGCTGTAGAGAAACGTCTCTCCTGTCCCATAACAacagctgctcactttaaatgGATCAGAAGAAAACGCTCCAAACACCTGTGAGGTTTAATATACATATGATCAGTGTCaggatgaataaaaaaatacattaaaggatAAACCAAACCGATCAAGGACACCACTCACTTTCATAGAgggaaaaataatattatagtatagaagtgaatggtgccccagatctgtttggttacatttcttcatttgtgttcagcagaacaaagaaaggTAGACAGGTGATGGTAAAGAAATGACAGAATTATAATTTTTGTTACCTTTACACATTGTGACATTATTTTGATGACAATTCACTAAAATCCTCAATTATTTATTCAAACGTCAATCATacgctgcaaaaaatgattttcttaaacacttaattcaagaaaaattcaagaaaaattagcttaccccattgacagattttttgtttgttaaatttaatatttttggtctaaaaacttgacttattttctcgggtcattttgctcatcaagaaaaagcatcttaatttaagagtttttagatatttttactgaaaacaagacaaaaatactaagaattttttttcttgaaaatcattttttgtagTGTAATAACACATGATTATTTGTATCAGATATATTTAGGCACAGTATGACGCATTACCTGGCTGTCCATGTCTTTAATGACCATGAGAACGGGTCGGTCTATATCTGACATGTGTCTGTATAGTGTTCTCAAACTGGTGCCGTGTACGGCCGTACTGTAAACTAGTTTCCATTGATCTTCTCGAGCTCGTGCTGGTATGTGATTGACCAGCTGTGGAAATGAAAACATGCAGAAATAATCCATAAATGTCATGTTTGCTAGGATAGATTTCATCTAAAGCTTGTAGCTCAATATTAGTTGAGCTGCACAGAATTAAAGCTTTGATTGATTTGAAATCTTTTACTTTGTCAAGGTGATGCTCTTTGAAAATGTGACTGTGGTCTGTTAAGACCGGCAGCAGATCTTCAGATTCAGAGTCCTCAGAGCTACAGACACTCGGCCGACGCTTCTGCTGTTTTACAGAAACAATCTGAAAAGAAACAGATGATAAAGAGTTAATGTATCTAAAGTCACATCActgttgtctgtctgtccatcttttAAATCAAAGCTCACCTCTACATACGCTTCGCCAGATGTGTTGGCATAGTATAAGATCTTGATGCTTTCTGGAATTGATCTCATGTTTGTATTTCTCTCTCAGCAGTAGTTTACCTGACTGACTACCATCTGCtcatctgtctgtttatcttcAGCTTCTCTGGCCTCTGATTGGTTCAATGCTTTCCTTTGCTTGTGGGTTCAATCGGAGGCGAACAACATCAGTTTCGTTTTTACGGTAAAAGGGAAGTCATGACAAATATGGGCTTGTAGGAAGTCCTGCACTTTCTTTGATGTTTGATatgatttacttttttattgttCCTAAATCACTTTCTCTTCTTTTAGTTTCATTTCCATGTAAGTTTCATATAATACCTGTTATACATTGACTAAATGTCCTGCAGTCTCATATAGTATAACATTAAAGTAGTAATAACATTTGAATGattatttatctgtctgtttaATATGTACTCAGTACATTTAGTAATATTTTCCTGTTTTCAGCATTTTCCtatttttatgtaaagctgctttgaatgCAATATTTGTAAAAAGTGCCGTTTAAATTAATTTCTCTTCAATTTAATCACAACAGAATTTGGGATTTACATTGTTTGACTTCTAacttcactctaaaaatggctgggttatttttgacccataatgggtaaatattggacagaacacgtgctgggtttaaaatgacccaatgttgggttgttgttatgcaaccatggggaataataacccagcagttggcttaaaattacccagcattgggtcaatttttaacccagcatgtgttctgtccaataattactcaaaaataacccagccatttttagagtgttttaGAAAAGTGAAATCCCAAATAAGAAAATGAATATGCCTTTAAACATCAAAATCAAACGAAACTGGATATTTCTCTAAGCGATCTAAACACAAGATCAATGTCCATGGATCACAAATACTGATAAAGTGTTGACATACTTTGAATGAAGCGCACGTCACTGAAATCATACTGTAAACAGCATGTTTTTATCTGAGTCTGGAGTTTCaagcattaaaggtgcagtgtgcaacttttagaaggatctcttgacagaaatgcaaaataatatacaaaactatattatcagtggtgtataaagacctttcataatgaaccgttatgtttttattaccttagaatgagacgtttttataaACATACACTGATgttccccttacatggaagtcaccattttgtgccgtcatgtttctacagaagcccttaacaggcaaacttttttctttaagttgtctcagacgatgataTGTTTGTCCTGTGTTGGCTACCgcagcttctctatgtgttttaaaagcgAGGAATGAGCTGTGGACCGAGACAGgagttgcaattcgcaacctcaccactagattcTGCTAGaatttacacattgcacctttaatgtcTTAAACTGCACATTCATTCAAGTCACAGATCTGAATATGAACACAAACATTTCTCTTTAAAGTCAAGACTGTAAAAATGTTGCAGCCGTTTACAGTCACTTACTGTAGATGTAAactgatgttatttactggcaaccgtttgttcaaagttaaataaacattaaacattaactgggcagtttcccagacagaacttatcccagactaaaatgcatgtttgagctgctttaatttaaaaacaccttgtcctgattcattttaacatattttcgtgacattgttttgtctcaagatgcacacctgtagttTGTAGGGTTTTTTGGTAAGGCATGTGTgtgaaaacttcttaaatgacctaatttaaataaggcctagtcctggattaacctaaactctctctgggaaaccacccctacaAGTTTaatctttaaagaaaaaacCTAAAATGAAAGCCTCATGCTAataaacaaaatctgaaggaaaaaacagaaaaaggttgctGAGGATTTctgattcccagaatgctttgcatgaggctgttattttatagttttattctgtaaatataaagacgtgttaatgtttaatgtatgaaaaaacagctgacagtaatactgtaatttctacagaaatgtttACCAGTGACATTTTAGGAAAAAACACTTTGAGACAAAGCTGAGAGAGAACTTCATTAAAGCATCAGCGAAATGAAAGAGCAAACCCTCAACAGACTCACATACAGTTTTACATCTTAAATGACTTACGGTCCAGTGTTTGGAGGTGTGATTATTGAAGATCGTCTCTGTCTTCATCACATTCTCCTTACTGTTGTGTTTACAGTAGATGTCCTCCGGTGACCACTGGACAAAGAACGTGTAGAGATGATCCACCCTAtacaagaaacaaacaaactaaagATTATGATGTAGCAACTAAAATATCTGGAAATAGTCTTCTTAATGGATAGACATGCCTGTGATATTAAAACTATTCACCAtcaaacatataaattaagatgcagtAGAAGAGGTTTTATTGGCTCCAGTAGAGACATTTAGATAGAGTTTGATGTACTTACTCTCCTACGCTGTATGTAACACCCATGATGATGAAGAGAAGATCTTGTCATATCCATTAGCTCTAGACTGTTGTCAACTTTTTTTATAGCAGAATCTCAGCTGAGATAAGCTCATTTCACAACAGACCCACCCCAAAATCTGGCTGTATTTCACAGTGAGTCAAACATTAACTTCCAGTGAGTTCTCTGTGCTGACCTCAGATCAGAAAGTTAACGTCTCCTCTCACGTCTCACATTCACTCTGTTTATATCTGATGTGTGCTTCATTTAACTCAGATCTCAGATGTTTCTCTTGttgaaatacattgagattACAGAGCTATGATTGTAAAGTTAATGTCTTATCTAAATAATATTTGAGTTTAATAATCTGGCAGATCTGATGAATCTGAGCTCATCTCCTCTGAAACTTACTAAAGATGACTCTCTGTCAGGAGAAACATCTGATTCACAGaagaaattaaaatattacatctGACTCAACATTCGTTTCCTCTATATTTGTGTACTCACACTTTCTTTTCACTTATGTTTGAGGACATACAGTACAGGAGATCTCAACAATCTGACCAAAACATAAAGTCTGCAATAAAAAGTCAGAGATCTCAACGCTTAACATCTCAATTGTGTCAAGTTTTCTTTCTAAAGAttcacaagtacagacaagattTGACGTGTTTGCTGAAAAACATCCTAATCAAACATTCCT
Above is a window of Paramisgurnus dabryanus chromosome 13, PD_genome_1.1, whole genome shotgun sequence DNA encoding:
- the ncoa7a gene encoding nuclear receptor coactivator 7 isoform X1, which translates into the protein MGVTYSVGEVDHLYTFFVQWSPEDIYCKHNSKENVMKTETIFNNHTSKHWTIVSVKQQKRRPSVCSSEDSESEDLLPVLTDHSHIFKEHHLDKLVNHIPARAREDQWKLVYSTAVHGTSLRTLYRHMSDIDRPVLMVIKDMDSQVFGAFSSDPFKVSSCCYGTGETFLYSFSPEFQIFRWSGENSYFLRGFQDSLQMGAGGGHFGLWLDADLHRGSTYSCNTFCNRPLSRHHDFKIQDLEVWSFI
- the ncoa7a gene encoding nuclear receptor coactivator 7 isoform X2 → MRSIPESIKILYYANTSGEAYVEIVSVKQQKRRPSVCSSEDSESEDLLPVLTDHSHIFKEHHLDKLVNHIPARAREDQWKLVYSTAVHGTSLRTLYRHMSDIDRPVLMVIKDMDSQVFGAFSSDPFKVSSCCYGTGETFLYSFSPEFQIFRWSGENSYFLRGFQDSLQMGAGGGHFGLWLDADLHRGSTYSCNTFCNRPLSRHHDFKIQDLEVWSFI